In the genome of Massilibacillus massiliensis, one region contains:
- a CDS encoding HK97 gp10 family phage protein has product MGIDLRNTMKYAKAIEASRDEFQKWLREFLLKEAYRVIAQTKENTTTITGALRANWTIGDQKNKVFKGKDGKFDSKETQKATIESVVVKGNDLIVTVVNNMEYASYYEWGTTKMEGRYPFTRSIDSVYNSMPARYRREFKAWLKAKGVG; this is encoded by the coding sequence ATGGGAATAGATTTAAGAAATACAATGAAGTATGCGAAAGCAATTGAAGCATCTAGGGATGAGTTTCAAAAATGGTTAAGAGAATTTCTATTAAAAGAAGCTTATCGTGTTATTGCACAAACAAAAGAAAATACAACGACAATTACAGGAGCATTAAGGGCAAACTGGACAATAGGCGATCAAAAAAATAAAGTTTTTAAGGGTAAAGATGGTAAATTTGACTCCAAGGAAACACAAAAAGCGACAATAGAATCAGTTGTAGTAAAAGGCAACGATCTGATTGTTACTGTTGTAAATAATATGGAATATGCATCTTATTACGAATGGGGAACAACTAAAATGGAAGGAAGGTACCCTTTTACTCGTTCCATCGATTCCGTATATAACTCTATGCCGGCCCGTTATCGTCGAGAATTTAAGGCATGGCTAAAAGCGAAAGGGGTTGGATAA
- a CDS encoding putative phage tail protein — translation MQLKKYLPYYYDGVKEMDSLTDSEQPEFDSLNSELQLAFSRQSVVNADEVGIKLYEDILQIHANPVNETLDFRKQRVTMRLNASPPFTIQYLRNSLDKIMGHENYETWCDYNNFELFIQGLTTNKNWFIELDYLLAKIKPANLLFIYIAYDPSFINVGQNIYAGQGKWNYKLGEWRLGELPFYSDKVAIEWNYKLGEWSLGELPFGYDRAELIATGGIKESLLNASAEHAKTLVESIKINDILVINKAEFTLFYALDNIVHIEAVLPTTDITEITNIKICGLDNVVYSNKDMYVKKEEALRIVIEWKYRSDESAV, via the coding sequence ATGCAGCTTAAAAAATACTTACCGTATTACTATGATGGCGTTAAGGAAATGGATTCGTTAACCGATAGCGAACAGCCGGAATTCGATTCTTTAAATAGTGAATTACAGTTAGCTTTTTCAAGGCAATCGGTTGTTAATGCCGATGAGGTTGGCATTAAACTTTACGAAGATATATTGCAGATTCACGCAAATCCAGTAAATGAAACTTTAGATTTTAGAAAACAACGTGTTACGATGCGACTGAATGCATCTCCACCCTTCACGATTCAATATTTACGCAATTCACTAGATAAGATAATGGGCCATGAAAATTACGAAACTTGGTGCGATTACAATAATTTTGAGCTTTTTATTCAAGGTTTAACAACTAATAAAAACTGGTTTATCGAACTTGATTATTTGTTAGCTAAAATTAAACCTGCTAATTTACTATTCATTTATATTGCATATGATCCTAGTTTTATAAATGTGGGTCAAAATATTTATGCAGGTCAAGGAAAATGGAATTACAAATTAGGCGAATGGAGACTAGGGGAGCTACCATTTTATAGTGATAAGGTAGCGATAGAATGGAATTACAAATTAGGCGAATGGTCATTAGGTGAATTGCCCTTTGGCTATGATAGAGCGGAGTTGATTGCTACGGGTGGAATAAAAGAAAGTTTATTAAACGCTTCGGCCGAACATGCGAAAACATTAGTTGAATCAATAAAGATTAATGATATTTTAGTGATAAATAAAGCCGAGTTTACATTGTTTTATGCACTTGATAACATTGTTCACATCGAAGCTGTTTTGCCAACTACGGATATAACAGAAATAACAAACATTAAAATATGTGGGTTGGACAATGTTGTTTACAGTAATAAGGATATGTATGTAAAAAAAGAAGAAGCATTGCGGATCGTAATTGAATGGAAGTATAGGAGTGATGAAAGTGCCGTTTAA
- a CDS encoding DUF2577 family protein, whose amino-acid sequence MAEKNKLYEAFQKMAQGAIPPDNERAAIVFAEVTSVSPIAIKPQGFNEEIPAAFIVVGIACRRHFLPNTHIHHGCYNPLSGTETAEIEVWRGLQVGDTVMTFRFNNGQLYYLAERVGMEGFN is encoded by the coding sequence TTGGCAGAAAAAAATAAATTATATGAAGCTTTTCAAAAAATGGCACAAGGAGCAATTCCACCGGATAATGAACGAGCCGCTATTGTTTTTGCAGAAGTAACAAGTGTATCCCCAATCGCAATAAAGCCGCAAGGATTCAATGAAGAAATCCCAGCGGCTTTTATTGTTGTAGGGATAGCCTGCAGGCGGCATTTTTTGCCTAATACACACATACACCACGGTTGTTATAACCCTCTATCCGGTACAGAAACGGCAGAGATTGAAGTATGGAGAGGTTTGCAAGTTGGCGATACAGTTATGACCTTTAGATTTAACAACGGACAACTTTATTATTTAGCTGAACGTGTTGGAATGGAGGGGTTTAATTGA
- a CDS encoding DUF2634 domain-containing protein — translation MIPQATNITFPEEIRQPSKTYALSLRGQRITGMTDGLDAVKQAIEKIILTDRYAYLIYDWSYGIGVQKYIGKSFDYIKADIESTVGTALAIDDRILTINEVTLERAGVDSCYIKYNVTSTEGEATGSVKIL, via the coding sequence TTGATACCACAAGCGACAAATATAACCTTCCCCGAAGAAATTCGTCAACCTAGCAAAACTTATGCATTGTCTTTGCGTGGACAGAGAATTACTGGTATGACTGACGGCTTAGATGCCGTAAAACAAGCTATCGAAAAAATAATTCTTACCGATCGTTATGCTTATTTAATTTACGACTGGTCATACGGGATAGGCGTACAAAAATATATAGGAAAAAGTTTTGATTACATAAAGGCAGACATAGAAAGCACTGTCGGCACAGCATTAGCGATTGATGATCGTATTTTGACTATTAACGAAGTTACCTTAGAACGTGCTGGCGTTGATAGCTGCTATATAAAATACAACGTCACAAGTACCGAGGGCGAAGCAACTGGATCGGTGAAAATTTTATAG
- a CDS encoding XkdQ/YqbQ family protein gives MKLKAIIQDSETGNIFDITSIMSDITLDTELHGQAGKLTFTTLKDNTAKFDEGSRIQIKWGDKGIFFGYVFKRKTTEKGNISVTCYDQLRYFKNKDVYINKGETLATTFKKIIGKFNLQGEVMDDSGYICAPKIHENKSLYDILKYSIEQNLIGMRTQYFIYDDFGTIRLQNVFKMQKGYVFGDKSMMTRYSYEKSIDDNTYNQIKLVYHNKDTHEYNDYVTIDSATQKKWGILQYYKSIPTESNQGLISEYGANLLKMYNVENEKLSFDAIAVPNDDGIWDLRAGCIIYLRMKTSIGNIGMPEDRQEAEKGKTYLLPCRIDKCRHVLKNENYHSLNITVSKVVASEQEKS, from the coding sequence ATGAAACTTAAAGCGATTATTCAAGATAGCGAAACAGGTAATATATTTGATATTACATCGATCATGTCAGATATTACACTTGATACAGAACTGCATGGCCAAGCTGGTAAATTAACGTTTACTACACTGAAAGACAATACAGCCAAGTTTGATGAAGGTTCGAGAATTCAAATCAAATGGGGCGACAAGGGTATCTTCTTCGGCTATGTTTTTAAAAGGAAAACGACTGAAAAAGGCAATATAAGCGTGACTTGTTACGACCAATTACGTTATTTTAAAAATAAAGACGTGTATATCAATAAAGGTGAAACATTAGCTACTACTTTCAAGAAAATCATCGGTAAATTTAATTTACAAGGTGAGGTCATGGACGATAGTGGCTATATTTGCGCCCCCAAGATTCACGAGAATAAAAGTTTATACGACATTTTGAAGTATAGTATTGAGCAAAATTTGATTGGTATGAGAACACAGTATTTTATCTATGATGATTTTGGGACCATTCGGTTACAGAACGTATTTAAGATGCAAAAAGGCTATGTATTTGGCGATAAATCTATGATGACTAGATATAGTTATGAAAAATCTATCGATGATAATACTTATAATCAGATTAAACTTGTCTATCACAATAAAGATACACATGAGTATAACGACTACGTGACTATTGATAGTGCAACACAAAAAAAGTGGGGTATATTGCAATATTACAAATCGATACCGACAGAAAGCAATCAAGGGCTTATCAGTGAATACGGTGCAAATTTATTAAAAATGTATAACGTTGAAAATGAAAAACTGTCATTTGATGCGATTGCAGTACCTAATGACGATGGAATTTGGGATTTAAGAGCCGGCTGTATTATTTATTTAAGGATGAAAACATCTATTGGAAATATTGGAATGCCGGAAGATAGACAAGAAGCTGAAAAAGGAAAAACCTATTTATTACCCTGTCGAATCGACAAATGCAGGCATGTACTGAAAAACGAAAACTATCATAGTTTAAACATTACAGTTTCTAAAGTGGTAGCAAGTGAACAGGAAAAGAGCTGA
- a CDS encoding phage tail assembly chaperone has translation MTETKKSLTLQEFLAENTVENITNEVKVSSRIPFDFKIKSMTGRERDNYRKACTKKDKGNIQFDENKFQRSVIIGQTVNPVFNDIGFMSKIGAAVPEDCLEKVLLAGEQEELFKQILKVSGFDVGMKDLVEKAKN, from the coding sequence ATGACAGAAACAAAGAAAAGTTTAACATTACAGGAGTTCTTAGCAGAAAACACAGTTGAAAACATTACGAATGAAGTTAAAGTTTCTTCGAGAATTCCATTTGATTTTAAAATCAAATCTATGACAGGCCGTGAACGGGATAATTACCGCAAAGCTTGTACGAAAAAAGATAAGGGCAATATCCAATTTGATGAAAACAAATTTCAACGCTCAGTTATTATTGGACAAACGGTAAACCCTGTTTTTAATGATATTGGCTTTATGAGTAAAATAGGCGCAGCCGTTCCGGAGGATTGTTTAGAAAAAGTATTACTTGCGGGCGAACAAGAAGAACTATTTAAACAGATTCTTAAAGTTTCCGGCTTTGATGTTGGAATGAAAGATTTGGTAGAGAAAGCAAAAAACTAA
- a CDS encoding phage head-tail connector protein encodes MADVELVTAEKVLPIVKALLNITDATKDDLLNMLIEEMITRVEHYINDSPPLALKYAIARLCVSAYKNDFDDNGGRGVSQITEDDRTVVFEKVIQSVNAVIATAALDIMKDLHRYRKLAK; translated from the coding sequence ATGGCTGATGTTGAATTAGTAACAGCTGAAAAAGTACTGCCGATCGTTAAAGCTTTGTTAAACATAACAGATGCTACAAAAGACGATCTTTTAAATATGCTTATTGAAGAAATGATTACGAGGGTGGAGCATTATATCAATGATTCTCCACCTCTTGCCCTCAAATACGCAATCGCACGTCTTTGTGTATCTGCCTATAAAAATGATTTTGACGATAACGGCGGCAGGGGAGTAAGCCAAATAACAGAAGATGATCGCACTGTTGTATTTGAAAAAGTTATACAATCAGTCAATGCGGTAATTGCTACGGCGGCTTTGGATATCATGAAGGATCTGCACCGCTATAGGAAGTTGGCAAAATGA
- a CDS encoding tape measure protein, translating into MATIQDSISLRDGVSGTLARMASGFDNIARVAGFTNERLNEVERPRSISMMAGNFNNSMNSINNQLNNLSNKTREVMSSTAGQFAAGEIMASSIMKVFRLIQQIPGRVIAASDEYSGIQARIKLITDDATGMNNSIYQSALRARGSYAGMADAVSKIGLTARETFKDTNQIVPFTENIQKLFAIGGTGKVQQQDAMLQLTQALGSGKLQGDEFRSIAEAAPLIEQMVAKYMGVTQGELKKLSSEGEVTAEVMKNAILGATDEINEKFDTIPLKWQDISQNIETVAFKAFTPVWNEISAIANSPTMKAIGENVGLGLQVAGLAIAGVINNLRWLGGIVTEYGYVFEPVFVGMGLVMLGVAANIGLATIAAIGHTIASEAETLAILGLILAQDGLNAALYACPLTWFVIGIIAIVGVFYLAVAAVNRFAGTSISATGIVVGAFFWLGGMIYNVIALAWNILVSFAESLGNLFRNPTAAIYNFFATIWNGIVELVGRSINEIIGLINKLPGMEMGFINWGKGLAKKMTIQGGIDLSAYNMDYSSGNFMKGYGYGTDLAGRLSDLVGAGGDDPKNNHKYAGPDYEAGPEKVKPVHVRGGKLDKDQEIQLSEENLKTLTDLAQREVQLHYQQITPQIQISFGDVRETANVDEIMERIGDHITNIHEGNLVTS; encoded by the coding sequence GTGGCAACGATACAAGATTCTATTAGCCTTAGAGACGGTGTAAGCGGGACTTTGGCACGTATGGCTAGTGGGTTTGATAATATTGCAAGAGTTGCAGGTTTCACGAATGAAAGATTAAATGAAGTTGAGCGACCGAGATCAATAAGTATGATGGCTGGGAATTTTAACAATTCAATGAATTCTATCAACAATCAACTTAATAACCTTTCGAATAAAACTAGAGAGGTCATGAGTTCGACCGCAGGACAATTTGCGGCGGGTGAAATCATGGCAAGTTCTATCATGAAAGTTTTTAGGTTGATACAACAAATTCCGGGTAGAGTAATCGCTGCGAGTGACGAATATTCGGGGATTCAGGCTAGAATTAAACTAATAACCGATGATGCAACAGGCATGAATAATAGTATTTATCAATCAGCATTAAGAGCAAGAGGTAGTTACGCAGGCATGGCCGATGCAGTTAGTAAGATTGGCTTGACTGCGAGAGAAACTTTTAAAGACACTAATCAGATTGTTCCGTTCACTGAAAATATACAAAAACTTTTTGCTATTGGGGGTACAGGTAAAGTACAACAACAAGATGCTATGTTGCAATTAACGCAGGCACTTGGTAGTGGGAAACTGCAGGGTGATGAATTTAGATCAATAGCAGAAGCTGCACCTCTAATAGAGCAAATGGTAGCTAAATATATGGGAGTAACGCAAGGAGAACTTAAAAAGCTATCAAGCGAAGGTGAAGTAACCGCAGAGGTTATGAAAAACGCTATACTTGGCGCTACCGATGAAATTAATGAGAAGTTTGATACTATTCCACTCAAATGGCAAGATATTTCACAAAATATTGAAACGGTTGCCTTTAAGGCGTTTACTCCTGTTTGGAATGAAATTAGTGCGATCGCCAATAGTCCCACAATGAAAGCTATAGGCGAAAATGTTGGTCTTGGTTTACAAGTAGCAGGATTAGCAATTGCAGGCGTGATTAATAATTTACGTTGGCTTGGTGGCATCGTAACAGAATACGGTTATGTATTTGAGCCTGTTTTTGTTGGAATGGGTTTAGTGATGTTAGGCGTTGCGGCAAATATAGGGCTTGCAACTATAGCGGCGATTGGGCATACAATAGCTTCTGAAGCTGAAACTCTAGCGATTCTAGGATTAATTTTGGCACAAGATGGATTAAATGCCGCTCTATACGCCTGTCCTTTAACATGGTTTGTTATTGGAATAATCGCTATTGTCGGTGTGTTTTATTTAGCCGTGGCGGCGGTTAATCGTTTCGCAGGCACAAGTATATCGGCGACTGGGATTGTTGTTGGTGCTTTTTTCTGGCTTGGCGGTATGATTTACAATGTCATTGCCCTTGCTTGGAATATCCTTGTAAGTTTTGCAGAATCGCTTGGGAATCTGTTTAGAAATCCAACAGCTGCAATCTACAACTTTTTTGCTACAATTTGGAACGGTATAGTTGAACTTGTTGGCCGATCCATCAATGAAATAATCGGGCTGATTAATAAACTCCCAGGTATGGAAATGGGGTTCATAAATTGGGGAAAAGGATTAGCTAAAAAGATGACCATACAGGGTGGTATTGACTTATCTGCGTATAACATGGACTATTCAAGCGGTAATTTTATGAAAGGCTATGGATATGGTACTGATTTGGCAGGAAGATTAAGTGATTTAGTTGGGGCAGGCGGTGACGACCCCAAAAATAACCATAAATATGCAGGGCCGGATTATGAAGCAGGCCCCGAAAAAGTGAAACCTGTCCATGTGCGCGGCGGTAAACTTGATAAAGATCAAGAAATTCAATTGAGCGAAGAAAACCTCAAAACCCTAACTGACTTAGCACAAAGAGAAGTGCAACTCCACTACCAACAAATTACACCACAGATTCAAATAAGTTTTGGTGATGTTCGTGAAACCGCCAATGTTGACGAAATCATGGAAAGAATCGGCGACCACATCACAAATATTCATGAGGGGAATTTAGTTACATCATGA
- a CDS encoding baseplate J/gp47 family protein, which yields MRNIATYDWEYLDAYSFDNLMTRCLARVSNDIDKRQGSIIYDAIAPATAELAQAYVNLQLFYINNHLLTASGNSLDYRCADFGITRIGSTYAERVATCLDQDGNPYNILVGSRYSTIATENPLFYKCIAKLTDGSFVLQCETIGTIGNQYIGDLLPVEYTARLGSIKISTIYKPARDTETDNEFRNRTLEWLRNKPFGGNVAHYRQWCSEYDGIGQVQVYPTWAGGGTVKLVIVDPLNQLCSLEFIEQVKEYFDPEPYGNGLGQAPIGHTVTVETATEKQIDVEFTSTLSEGVTPESIKPAVTAALESYIDELRAIWGTSDSLNQYNLAVYRAKIINALFNVTGILNVTDVKINNIESDLVLTEDKNLQEMPILGTVTIHAA from the coding sequence GTGAGGAATATAGCTACTTATGATTGGGAGTATTTAGATGCATACAGTTTTGATAATTTAATGACACGATGTCTCGCTAGAGTATCTAATGATATTGATAAAAGACAAGGGTCAATTATCTATGATGCAATTGCACCAGCGACGGCCGAGCTTGCACAAGCATATGTTAATTTGCAACTATTTTATATTAATAATCATCTTTTGACTGCATCGGGAAACAGCCTAGATTATCGTTGTGCTGATTTTGGTATCACTCGAATAGGATCTACTTATGCCGAACGTGTAGCAACGTGCTTAGATCAAGATGGAAATCCTTACAACATATTAGTTGGTAGCCGATACAGTACAATAGCAACAGAAAACCCTCTTTTTTATAAATGTATTGCAAAATTAACCGACGGATCATTTGTTCTTCAATGTGAAACAATCGGAACAATCGGCAATCAATATATCGGCGATTTGTTACCAGTCGAATATACGGCAAGGTTAGGCAGTATTAAAATAAGTACGATTTATAAACCTGCACGGGATACTGAAACAGATAATGAATTTCGCAATCGTACGCTGGAATGGCTACGGAATAAACCTTTCGGAGGAAACGTTGCACATTATAGACAATGGTGCTCTGAATATGATGGTATTGGTCAAGTACAAGTTTATCCTACTTGGGCAGGCGGTGGAACGGTTAAATTGGTTATTGTAGATCCACTTAATCAATTGTGTTCACTGGAATTTATAGAACAAGTTAAAGAATATTTTGATCCAGAACCTTACGGAAACGGATTAGGACAAGCGCCGATCGGTCACACCGTAACAGTTGAAACAGCAACAGAAAAACAGATTGATGTTGAATTTACATCTACATTATCTGAAGGGGTTACGCCCGAAAGTATAAAACCTGCTGTAACGGCAGCACTGGAAAGTTATATTGATGAATTACGTGCAATATGGGGAACTTCAGATAGTTTAAATCAATACAACTTAGCTGTATATAGAGCAAAGATAATCAATGCACTCTTTAATGTTACTGGAATTTTGAATGTGACAGATGTAAAAATAAATAACATCGAATCTGACTTAGTATTAACCGAAGATAAAAACCTACAAGAAATGCCGATTCTTGGGACGGTGACAATTCATGCAGCTTAA
- a CDS encoding phage tail tube protein: protein MAAYLQAGDTVNGKEGSVYATIAGRVYNCLEIKKLEAKVEKQKTDIPVLGYRGTQTKAKGYKGTGSVTAYYVSSVMRDLMLQYMNTGVDVYFTMVVTNEDPNSTIGKQRIQLNNCNIDSALLAKIDIEADELEEDYDFTFDSAVALDEFTRPSYFDN, encoded by the coding sequence ATGGCCGCATATTTACAAGCTGGCGATACCGTCAACGGCAAGGAAGGTAGTGTATATGCCACAATTGCCGGAAGGGTTTATAACTGTTTAGAAATTAAAAAACTTGAAGCAAAAGTTGAAAAGCAAAAAACAGACATTCCGGTACTTGGCTATCGTGGAACGCAGACAAAAGCGAAAGGGTATAAAGGGACTGGGAGTGTTACAGCTTACTACGTTTCTTCTGTGATGCGCGATTTGATGCTTCAGTATATGAACACTGGTGTAGACGTTTATTTCACGATGGTTGTAACAAATGAAGATCCAAACAGCACAATTGGTAAGCAAAGAATACAGCTCAATAATTGCAATATTGATAGTGCACTTTTAGCAAAGATCGATATTGAAGCTGATGAACTGGAAGAAGATTATGATTTTACTTTTGATAGTGCTGTTGCTTTAGACGAATTCACAAGACCATCCTATTTTGATAATTAA
- a CDS encoding phage tail terminator family protein, with the protein MADVEIHGDTVKSAVGKQLKTIFPDITWYKDSITIPKYPNFFVNQLQLTAVPDTLNRWWLNYLFSVEYRHATDVTTVQGLNTVLDEIAMQLFANMDTLNDVKVRTSNSRAEKSEGLLVFIFNVKLRVRKEVIEVLQNELGLDITIESR; encoded by the coding sequence ATGGCTGATGTTGAGATTCATGGGGATACTGTAAAAAGCGCAGTAGGAAAACAGTTGAAAACTATATTTCCTGATATCACTTGGTACAAAGATAGCATTACAATTCCTAAGTATCCAAACTTTTTCGTCAATCAATTACAACTCACGGCCGTTCCAGACACACTCAACAGATGGTGGCTAAACTATCTATTCTCGGTCGAGTATCGACACGCTACAGACGTAACGACAGTGCAAGGATTGAATACGGTGCTGGATGAAATTGCAATGCAACTATTTGCAAACATGGATACGCTAAATGACGTAAAAGTAAGAACAAGCAACTCACGTGCTGAAAAAAGCGAAGGGTTGCTTGTTTTTATATTTAATGTGAAATTGAGAGTTCGTAAAGAAGTTATTGAAGTACTGCAAAACGAATTAGGACTCGACATTACGATAGAAAGCAGGTAA
- a CDS encoding phage tail sheath C-terminal domain-containing protein yields the protein MPGGTWLTQNKVRPAAYINFSQVPTPLITVGDRGIATIAMELPWGAENSLIEVLSSDMLDGGSRKLIGYTAFDTAESLIARVMLSNCYKVKFFKINSGSVKASAVDDTTKIIVTAKYGGTAGNKITIQIAESKTTAGRFTLTTFWNGLEVASQVITALAQIENNDYVTFDVTDTAATLAEIAGLPLKDGANGTYNKDNYTKYFELLETARWQTMAIVKDAETVNPLAAELVENLRENEGRKVQCAIYDDSKTYDYEGVIRSEQGLNLDNDEALTAELTPALVAAFTAGADLTMSNTGRTIASPAAIGIINEFKNSVIIEKINEGCFVFSKRDDDTIQCEKDINTFHTFIPTKGYQFSKNKVIRVIDNIATDINTTWDASYKGKVANNDNGRQIFKGDVINYIKTLQNIGAVDTRDKDDALYDINANLTVKRGEKVDAVYTKLYGLPVVDNMEILYMDVVLQAG from the coding sequence ATGCCAGGTGGAACGTGGCTTACACAAAATAAAGTAAGACCAGCAGCGTACATTAACTTTTCGCAAGTACCGACACCACTTATTACGGTTGGTGATCGTGGTATTGCAACGATAGCAATGGAGTTGCCTTGGGGCGCAGAAAATTCGCTGATTGAAGTATTATCTTCGGATATGCTCGATGGCGGTAGTCGCAAATTGATTGGATATACTGCATTCGATACGGCGGAAAGCCTTATAGCAAGAGTGATGCTATCAAATTGTTACAAGGTTAAGTTTTTCAAAATCAACAGCGGAAGTGTAAAGGCTTCGGCAGTAGACGACACAACAAAAATAATTGTGACTGCCAAATATGGTGGTACGGCAGGTAATAAAATCACAATTCAGATCGCAGAATCAAAAACAACAGCAGGTCGTTTTACTCTAACGACATTTTGGAATGGATTAGAAGTGGCTTCACAAGTCATAACTGCACTAGCTCAAATTGAAAATAATGATTATGTTACTTTCGATGTAACTGACACAGCCGCAACGCTTGCCGAGATCGCAGGTTTACCGCTTAAAGATGGTGCTAACGGTACTTACAACAAAGATAATTATACGAAGTATTTTGAGCTATTAGAAACTGCAAGATGGCAAACAATGGCGATCGTAAAAGATGCTGAAACAGTTAATCCGCTTGCTGCCGAATTAGTTGAAAACCTACGAGAAAATGAAGGGCGCAAGGTACAATGTGCAATCTACGATGATTCGAAAACGTATGATTACGAAGGGGTTATTCGCTCTGAACAAGGGCTGAATCTTGATAACGATGAAGCGCTGACGGCAGAATTAACCCCTGCACTTGTAGCAGCATTTACAGCAGGTGCAGACTTAACAATGAGCAATACAGGCAGAACGATTGCAAGCCCTGCCGCAATTGGAATCATTAACGAATTTAAAAACTCTGTGATTATAGAAAAAATCAATGAAGGTTGCTTTGTTTTCAGCAAGCGTGATGATGACACGATTCAGTGTGAAAAAGATATTAATACATTCCATACTTTCATCCCAACAAAAGGCTATCAGTTCAGCAAGAACAAAGTTATTCGCGTGATTGATAACATAGCTACCGATATCAATACGACTTGGGATGCTTCGTACAAGGGAAAAGTTGCGAACAACGACAACGGCCGTCAGATTTTTAAAGGTGACGTTATAAATTACATTAAGACTTTGCAGAATATCGGAGCTGTTGACACAAGAGACAAAGACGATGCATTGTACGATATTAATGCTAATTTAACCGTAAAACGCGGTGAAAAAGTCGATGCAGTATATACAAAACTATACGGATTGCCTGTTGTTGATAATATGGAAATCTTGTATATGGACGTAGTCCTTCAAGCTGGTTGA